In Bacillus pumilus, the sequence GCCATGTTCAAAAACGCCCTCACGTTCAAACTTGATTTTGCCTCGATATGAGACCATGGAACCTGTTTTTGCCCAAATGGTATCGGTCAAATTAATTTCTAGAAGTCTTGATGTTTCAAGCTCGAAGACCCCTTCTCCTTTATCTTCTTGCTGGGTTTTTTGGACAAATTCTTCAATCGTATAACGATTCATGCCGCGCACCTCTTTCTGTATTTTTTTTATATACGGACAAGATGCACGTTAGGTTTCGGAACATCAGATTCTTTTATATATAAGTGACAATTCACCAAAAAAATCAAACATTTTGCTCAAAATTTGGTTCGCCTCCTTGACGCTTTACTTTTGATGGTGTATAGTGGAACCATCATTTAACAACTTCTAAGGCGTTAGATGATGAAAAATTTTTTTTAGTATGCCAAAAGGTATGCTACAGTACTAGGAGGAAAAAGCAATATGCAAAACGGTAAAGTAAAATGGTTCAATAATGAAAAAGGTTTCGGCTTCATTGAAGTTGAAGGTGGAGACGATGTATTCGTTCACTTCACAGCTATCGAAGGTGACGGTTACAAGTCTTTAGAAGAAGGACAAGAAGTTTCTTTTGAA encodes:
- the cspD gene encoding cold-shock protein CspD translates to MQNGKVKWFNNEKGFGFIEVEGGDDVFVHFTAIEGDGYKSLEEGQEVSFEIVEGNRGPQAANVTKI